A region of Chitinophaga horti DNA encodes the following proteins:
- a CDS encoding amidohydrolase, giving the protein MCAVSISRKDFIRNSAIATLGMGLAPALPVTAANDNCNAGNSRKWKNVRLETGFEYEEGEVVATKTELYCVEVTNGKFTAITPNDPKANAIDAKGWLMLPVFKDMHIHLDKTFYGGPWKSVKRRQGGVKGMIAIEQQILPDMLKTSTARAEKLIELLQSHGSGFARSHVNIEPTSKLDSLKNLQKALDNKKAGFGAELVAFPQHGLYYTASTSWMKEAAQTDIDFIGGVDPYSLDGDISKPMDFIVQLALDHNKGIDIHLHESGESGLKTVEYLIDRVNENPVLKGKTFLSHCFVLGKLDKPQQEAIADKLAQAGIGIVSTIPFGGLTMPIPTLYKYGVNVATGNDSIIDHWNTFGTGSVLQKANLMVQLYGYSTEFLLNRALKLATYNVLPLDDKGVRQWPAAGLEASAVLIDASCSAEAVSRMSPVKSLVYKGNVVY; this is encoded by the coding sequence ATGTGCGCTGTCTCCATTTCGAGGAAAGACTTTATCAGGAACTCCGCCATCGCTACGCTCGGCATGGGGCTTGCGCCCGCCTTACCTGTAACCGCTGCGAACGATAACTGCAACGCCGGCAATAGCCGCAAATGGAAAAACGTTCGCCTGGAAACCGGCTTCGAATACGAGGAAGGAGAGGTCGTAGCCACCAAAACGGAACTGTACTGTGTAGAAGTGACCAACGGCAAATTCACCGCCATCACCCCTAATGATCCGAAAGCAAATGCCATTGATGCTAAAGGCTGGCTGATGCTGCCCGTATTCAAAGACATGCACATTCACCTGGATAAAACCTTTTACGGCGGGCCCTGGAAATCGGTGAAGCGCAGGCAGGGCGGTGTAAAAGGTATGATCGCTATCGAGCAGCAAATACTGCCCGACATGCTGAAAACCTCCACAGCGCGGGCAGAAAAGCTGATCGAACTACTGCAGTCGCACGGCTCCGGCTTCGCAAGGAGTCACGTCAACATCGAACCCACCTCCAAACTGGATTCACTCAAAAACTTACAAAAAGCATTAGATAATAAGAAAGCCGGTTTCGGGGCAGAGCTGGTTGCCTTCCCGCAACACGGCCTGTATTACACAGCGTCCACGTCATGGATGAAAGAAGCCGCCCAAACGGATATCGACTTCATCGGCGGCGTTGATCCTTATTCGTTAGACGGCGATATCTCGAAGCCCATGGACTTCATCGTGCAACTTGCCCTCGATCACAATAAAGGCATCGACATCCACCTCCACGAATCCGGCGAATCCGGGCTTAAGACCGTCGAATACCTGATCGATCGTGTGAACGAAAACCCGGTGTTGAAGGGCAAAACGTTCTTAAGTCATTGTTTCGTACTCGGGAAACTCGATAAACCGCAACAGGAGGCTATTGCCGATAAACTTGCCCAGGCGGGCATCGGCATCGTGTCCACCATTCCTTTCGGCGGACTCACCATGCCCATTCCCACGCTTTACAAGTACGGCGTAAATGTGGCTACGGGCAACGACAGTATTATCGACCATTGGAATACTTTCGGTACGGGCAGCGTGCTGCAGAAGGCGAACCTTATGGTGCAACTATACGGCTATTCCACCGAATTTTTATTGAACCGTGCGCTCAAACTCGCTACCTATAACGTATTGCCGCTCGACGACAAAGGCGTTCGTCAATGGCCGGCTGCCGGACTGGAGGCTAGTGCTGTACTGATAGATGCCAGCTGCTCCGCCGAAGCAGTATCCCGCATGTCACCGGTGAAGTCGCTGGTGTATAAAGGTAACGTCGTGTATTAA
- a CDS encoding LytR/AlgR family response regulator transcription factor encodes MRSIIIEDQAPAQQILQRFISNTALLKLEKTFCDAIEAKAYLADHPVDLIFLDIHLPRLSGMDFLRTVQDCPYVILTTAHAEFALESYQFKVVDYLLKPFSFERFTQAIDKVAAMALPGTPTETGEKDVYIKSGHGLVKINRDDIIYIKSDNSYTEVFTAANKHLTSGSLRDWMTKLGEDFKQVHKSYVINSGHLKKISHNKVFMANQVIPIGRAYKKDFMESVAKLTGP; translated from the coding sequence ATGAGAAGTATTATCATTGAAGACCAGGCGCCGGCGCAGCAGATATTGCAACGGTTTATCAGCAATACGGCACTCCTCAAACTGGAAAAAACGTTTTGCGATGCGATAGAAGCGAAAGCGTACCTGGCCGACCATCCGGTGGATCTCATCTTTTTAGATATCCATCTGCCGCGATTGTCGGGGATGGACTTCCTGCGCACGGTACAGGATTGTCCGTATGTAATCCTAACCACCGCTCATGCCGAGTTTGCGCTGGAGAGTTACCAGTTTAAAGTGGTGGATTATCTCCTGAAACCTTTTTCGTTCGAACGTTTCACGCAGGCGATCGATAAAGTAGCGGCCATGGCGCTTCCCGGCACGCCAACGGAAACAGGGGAGAAGGATGTGTATATCAAATCGGGGCACGGGCTGGTAAAGATCAATCGCGACGATATTATTTATATCAAATCAGATAACAGCTACACCGAAGTGTTCACTGCCGCTAACAAACATCTTACTTCGGGCTCGCTGAGGGATTGGATGACGAAGCTGGGTGAGGATTTCAAACAGGTGCATAAGTCGTATGTGATCAACTCCGGGCATCTGAAAAAGATCTCGCATAACAAGGTGTTCATGGCCAACCAGGTGATTCCCATCGGGCGCGCTTACAAAAAGGACTTTATGGAATCCGTCGCGAAGCTTACCGGGCCCTGA
- the msrB gene encoding peptide-methionine (R)-S-oxide reductase MsrB: MLKWTDVVGFASKGNPQPGKKVIKTNEEWQQVLTPDQFKITRLHGTERAHSSDMCSRFEPGKYACVCCGELLFDGSEKFESGTGWPSFTQPIAENAIAYIKDESYGMVRIETICNTCDAHLGHVFPDGPAPSGLRYCMNALALKKEEK; encoded by the coding sequence ATGCTAAAATGGACGGATGTGGTAGGGTTTGCCAGTAAAGGAAACCCACAACCTGGCAAAAAGGTGATAAAAACGAACGAGGAATGGCAGCAGGTGCTAACGCCGGATCAGTTTAAGATCACGCGTTTACACGGCACGGAAAGGGCGCATAGCTCTGACATGTGTTCGCGGTTCGAACCGGGTAAGTATGCCTGCGTATGCTGTGGGGAGTTACTGTTCGACGGAAGCGAGAAGTTTGAAAGTGGCACAGGTTGGCCATCGTTTACACAACCGATCGCGGAGAATGCGATCGCGTATATCAAAGATGAAAGCTACGGCATGGTGCGGATCGAAACGATCTGTAACACTTGCGATGCACACCTGGGACATGTGTTCCCGGACGGACCTGCACCCAGCGGGTTACGGTATTGCATGAACGCTTTGGCATTGAAAAAAGAAGAGAAATAG
- a CDS encoding sensor histidine kinase: MNDTIYPLNDTSLAAHRAGWSLQRLSPHVKEAIYQTVIVFVLMIFFSFSLDGSQHQSLQSLFKPSKLAFFANYLAAAMIINYVLLPMFYYRKRMLLFVAALAVLITLVIMVDEYVLEQIFFPDTRGTYFPGLAFTLVETLPIIIIMVAFKLAWDSNHKQRELERLKSLMKESEIEFLKSQINPHFLFNNLNTLYAYAIDRSPKTPSIILELSAVLRYMLYECKTDFVALTTEIQHLENYVALNQLQIGERGKIRFSKEIEHLTFTIPPMVLIVFVENAFKHSAGSQAGNIDIDVQVRVSEQGLLTFSCRNNYSQHYPSSGLAKGIGLENVKKRLDLQFRSEHTLDIQDNGQLFAIELTMRLKKLGEA, encoded by the coding sequence GTGAACGACACGATTTATCCCCTGAACGACACTTCTCTTGCTGCACACAGGGCCGGCTGGTCGCTGCAACGCTTGTCGCCACATGTTAAGGAGGCGATTTACCAGACGGTGATTGTTTTTGTGCTGATGATATTTTTCTCCTTTTCGCTCGACGGATCGCAACACCAATCTTTGCAATCGCTGTTCAAGCCCTCTAAACTTGCTTTCTTCGCCAACTACCTCGCCGCGGCGATGATCATTAATTATGTACTGCTACCTATGTTCTACTACCGGAAACGAATGCTGCTTTTCGTGGCGGCACTGGCAGTACTGATCACGCTGGTGATCATGGTGGATGAATATGTGTTGGAGCAAATCTTTTTCCCCGACACGCGCGGCACTTATTTTCCCGGACTGGCCTTTACATTGGTAGAAACGCTGCCGATCATTATTATTATGGTGGCTTTCAAACTGGCCTGGGATTCCAACCACAAACAACGGGAGCTGGAGCGGCTGAAAAGCCTGATGAAGGAAAGTGAGATCGAGTTTCTGAAGTCACAGATCAATCCCCACTTCTTATTCAATAACCTGAACACGCTTTACGCCTACGCCATCGACCGGTCACCGAAAACACCCTCGATCATATTGGAACTGTCTGCCGTACTGCGATATATGTTGTACGAGTGCAAAACGGATTTCGTAGCGCTCACCACGGAAATACAACACCTCGAAAACTACGTGGCCCTAAATCAGCTGCAGATCGGCGAACGCGGAAAGATCCGTTTTTCGAAAGAGATCGAACACCTGACATTTACCATTCCGCCCATGGTGCTGATCGTTTTCGTAGAAAACGCTTTTAAGCATAGCGCGGGAAGCCAGGCCGGGAACATCGACATCGACGTGCAAGTGCGCGTGTCGGAACAAGGGCTGCTCACTTTTTCCTGCAGGAATAATTATTCGCAACACTATCCGTCCAGCGGTCTGGCAAAGGGAATCGGTCTAGAAAATGTGAAGAAGCGGCTGGACCTGCAATTCCGTAGTGAACATACACTCGATATACAGGACAATGGCCAGCTATTCGCCATCGAACTTACAATGCGTTTAAAAAAATTGGGAGAGGCATGA
- a CDS encoding helix-turn-helix domain-containing protein → MGHQKDHFPVLSMQAFSQGKPPDRGILFHELHGERLIETPHKHDFFIAMLFEQGRGSHTIDFVEHSLAARQLHLLFPEQVHEWDMKKQTACHQLMIGRAPFEYFLPSLRFSAASYQRHPVISLDRPTFQTLLLEFQQVQLLLEAKEVFWPLVNARCATIGLLISQAAEYLFKSDAVTHPVLSRFISLIDQHFKAQRSVAFYAGEINITPNYLNMLCNKHLRVSASSLLQERVVLEAKRLLKASGMTVKEIVFELGFYDHANFSKFFKAHTGMTPSEFKELK, encoded by the coding sequence ATGGGCCATCAAAAAGATCATTTCCCGGTATTAAGCATGCAGGCGTTCAGCCAGGGCAAACCGCCTGACCGGGGCATCCTGTTTCATGAATTGCACGGCGAACGATTGATTGAAACGCCGCATAAACATGATTTCTTCATTGCCATGTTGTTCGAACAGGGCAGGGGCTCCCACACCATCGATTTCGTCGAACATTCACTGGCCGCCCGTCAGCTCCATCTCTTGTTCCCGGAACAAGTGCACGAGTGGGATATGAAGAAACAAACCGCCTGTCACCAACTGATGATCGGTCGCGCACCGTTCGAATACTTCCTGCCATCGCTACGGTTTTCCGCCGCCAGTTACCAGCGTCATCCCGTGATTTCACTGGATAGGCCAACTTTTCAAACCTTGCTGCTGGAGTTTCAGCAAGTACAGCTGCTGCTGGAAGCAAAAGAAGTTTTCTGGCCGCTTGTAAACGCCCGCTGTGCCACGATCGGCCTGCTCATCAGTCAGGCAGCGGAGTACCTCTTCAAGTCTGATGCCGTAACGCATCCCGTGTTATCGCGTTTCATCAGTCTCATCGACCAGCATTTCAAAGCACAACGCTCCGTGGCATTTTATGCCGGCGAGATCAATATAACGCCGAACTATCTCAATATGCTGTGCAATAAACACCTGCGCGTATCCGCCTCCTCGCTGCTGCAGGAGCGTGTAGTGTTGGAGGCCAAGCGGTTGCTAAAAGCTTCTGGTATGACCGTGAAAGAGATCGTATTTGAACTGGGTTTTTATGATCATGCGAATTTTTCCAAGTTCTTCAAAGCGCATACGGGAATGACGCCTTCGGAGTTTAAAGAGCTAAAATAA
- a CDS encoding winged helix-turn-helix transcriptional regulator codes for MRERKIPLNLNCGLDLIGEVLYGKWKMRLLWFISQGHKRPSELQRKIPDASRRVLNVQLKELEEHELICKTIYPVVPPKVEYELTDFGRTLVPVIGALGMWGDEHEGRLRRVIGGTGRAI; via the coding sequence ATGCGTGAACGAAAGATACCCTTGAACCTGAACTGCGGCCTGGACCTGATTGGCGAAGTATTATACGGCAAGTGGAAAATGCGCCTGTTATGGTTTATCAGCCAGGGCCATAAGCGGCCAAGCGAATTGCAACGGAAGATCCCCGATGCATCGCGCCGGGTGTTAAATGTGCAACTGAAAGAACTGGAAGAGCATGAGTTGATCTGTAAGACTATTTACCCCGTGGTACCGCCGAAGGTGGAGTATGAACTGACGGATTTTGGCCGGACGTTGGTGCCGGTGATCGGGGCGTTAGGGATGTGGGGGGATGAGCATGAGGGGAGGTTGAGGAGGGTGATTGGGGGGACGGGAAGAGCAATATAG
- a CDS encoding LLM class flavin-dependent oxidoreductase has translation MEQSKKQVAWSLLELATISQGVSIEKTLQQSVALAQKAEQWGYKRFWLAEHHNFLNIASVATSVLIGHIAGNTKSIRVGSGGIMLPNHSPLIVAEQFGTLAQLYPNRIDLGLGRAPGTDQTTAHAIRSDRMRAVHNFPGEIEQIQQYFSKDNTASSVRAVVAEGVGVPLYILGSSLDSAHLAAKLGLPYAFASHFATGMFLQAIATYRKEFQPSAVLDKPYIIAGVNVIAADKEEDAQHNFTSLVRMFLGVFTGKSELLQPPAPLTPDLERILQEQMFQDLLRYCFVGDTAQVAQKLDKFLAETGVDELMVVSNAHDHQFRLRSFELLAEIMKAR, from the coding sequence ATGGAGCAATCAAAGAAACAGGTGGCGTGGTCTCTCCTGGAACTGGCCACGATATCACAAGGGGTGAGTATTGAAAAGACGTTGCAACAGAGTGTGGCGCTGGCGCAAAAGGCGGAGCAGTGGGGTTATAAAAGGTTCTGGCTGGCAGAACACCACAACTTCCTGAACATCGCAAGTGTAGCTACTTCGGTGCTGATCGGGCACATCGCGGGTAATACTAAAAGTATACGGGTGGGCTCTGGAGGCATTATGCTGCCTAACCACTCGCCGCTGATCGTGGCGGAGCAATTCGGTACGCTGGCGCAGCTGTATCCAAACCGGATCGACTTAGGCTTGGGCAGAGCGCCGGGTACGGACCAAACGACGGCGCATGCGATCCGCAGCGACAGGATGAGGGCGGTACATAATTTCCCGGGGGAGATTGAACAGATACAACAATACTTTTCGAAGGATAACACAGCATCGTCTGTACGGGCGGTGGTGGCAGAAGGTGTAGGCGTGCCGCTGTACATCCTGGGCTCGAGCCTGGATAGCGCACATCTGGCGGCGAAACTTGGACTTCCGTACGCGTTTGCCAGTCACTTTGCGACGGGCATGTTCCTCCAGGCGATCGCGACGTACCGGAAGGAGTTTCAGCCATCGGCAGTATTGGATAAACCGTACATTATTGCGGGTGTGAATGTGATTGCGGCAGATAAGGAAGAGGATGCGCAACATAATTTCACATCACTGGTGCGTATGTTCCTGGGAGTATTCACGGGGAAATCTGAACTATTACAGCCACCGGCACCGTTAACGCCGGATTTAGAGCGCATCTTGCAGGAGCAGATGTTCCAGGATCTTCTAAGATATTGTTTTGTGGGAGATACAGCACAGGTAGCGCAGAAACTGGATAAGTTCCTGGCAGAAACGGGTGTGGATGAACTGATGGTGGTGTCTAACGCACATGATCATCAATTCAGGTTAAGATCTTTTGAGTTACTGGCGGAAATTATGAAGGCCAGGTAA
- a CDS encoding TetR/AcrR family transcriptional regulator has product MPRNVAFNEDQAIQYAMEVFWEKGYNGTSLRDLTDAMKINSSSLYNTIGDKQELFVRCIRHYTAIRNADLRRRANSSASPLQTLKQYIDDAVTSITNEPNGCMAVKTAFEVANKDERIKAILKQDGENTYQFLYTLLNKSIKQREIPDTEEPAMLADYLMSMLTGWYESYIVHRDADKIRKMAGYFLHQLSK; this is encoded by the coding sequence ATGCCGCGCAACGTCGCTTTTAACGAAGACCAGGCTATACAGTACGCTATGGAAGTATTCTGGGAAAAAGGATACAACGGCACGTCGTTGCGCGACCTCACGGATGCGATGAAGATCAACAGCAGCAGCCTGTACAACACAATCGGTGATAAACAGGAACTGTTTGTCAGGTGCATCCGGCACTATACGGCAATCCGTAACGCGGACTTGCGCCGGCGGGCGAACAGCTCGGCTTCTCCCCTGCAAACGTTGAAACAGTATATTGACGATGCGGTGACCAGCATTACGAATGAACCCAATGGTTGCATGGCGGTGAAAACGGCGTTCGAGGTGGCGAATAAGGACGAGCGGATTAAGGCGATACTCAAGCAGGACGGGGAAAATACTTACCAGTTCCTGTATACGCTGCTGAACAAGTCGATCAAACAACGTGAAATACCGGATACGGAGGAGCCGGCAATGCTGGCGGATTACCTCATGAGTATGTTGACGGGCTGGTACGAGTCGTACATTGTACATAGAGATGCGGATAAAATCAGGAAGATGGCAGGATATTTCCTGCATCAACTATCAAAATAG
- a CDS encoding PAS domain S-box protein: MINSQEQYLLASIVESSQDSIVTIDLDRVVTSWNKGAENLYGYTADEVIGRPLAMVMLPKDVADLIDKVDDIIDEITVPVYETVRLHKSGREVEMEIFLSPVRDASGRVRGVSTIARDISARKLQELQYWEKQKMFLLTLSDSIRLLRDTRRIQQVVTKAMVDYFDVTACYYLQIGDDSDTVTALEGSSKHDALQLPPGLKVSDFGGSVFAAYNEGRTFFYEDIDTDPAFTEAERALYRTFNARASIGVPLFKDSRFVALLGLTNDAARKWSAEDIALIKETAERTWAAVERAQAEEALRQSQLRLQLITDLVPDLLWDSEPDGSTNWYNHRWMEYTGQSPEEAPGWRWINAIHADDREASAKRYHEAVKKGETLRQEHRIRRYDGVYRWFVVHVFPQKNERGRW; the protein is encoded by the coding sequence ATGATTAATAGCCAAGAACAGTACCTGCTCGCTTCAATTGTTGAATCTTCGCAGGATTCCATCGTGACGATCGATCTCGACCGGGTCGTTACAAGTTGGAATAAAGGAGCCGAGAACCTGTATGGCTATACGGCGGACGAGGTTATTGGGCGCCCCTTAGCAATGGTGATGCTTCCGAAAGATGTAGCGGACCTGATTGATAAAGTCGACGATATTATTGATGAAATAACCGTTCCTGTTTATGAAACGGTAAGACTGCATAAAAGCGGGCGGGAGGTTGAAATGGAGATTTTTTTGTCCCCGGTGCGGGATGCATCGGGCCGCGTAAGGGGAGTGTCTACCATAGCCCGCGATATTTCAGCGCGTAAACTGCAGGAACTGCAGTATTGGGAAAAGCAAAAAATGTTTTTGCTCACACTTAGCGACAGTATTCGTTTGTTACGTGATACGCGGCGGATACAGCAGGTGGTTACAAAAGCTATGGTCGATTATTTTGATGTAACTGCCTGTTACTATTTACAGATCGGCGACGATAGCGATACTGTTACTGCTTTGGAAGGTTCTTCAAAGCATGACGCGCTGCAATTACCGCCGGGACTGAAGGTATCTGATTTCGGCGGATCCGTTTTTGCTGCTTATAATGAAGGAAGAACATTTTTTTATGAAGATATAGATACCGATCCTGCGTTCACAGAAGCAGAGAGGGCCTTGTATCGCACATTTAATGCCCGTGCCTCTATAGGGGTGCCTCTATTCAAAGACAGCCGTTTCGTCGCCCTGCTTGGTTTAACGAATGACGCCGCACGAAAATGGAGTGCTGAAGACATCGCTCTTATAAAAGAAACGGCCGAACGTACCTGGGCTGCAGTAGAACGTGCACAAGCCGAAGAAGCCCTGCGCCAGTCGCAGCTCCGGTTGCAGCTGATTACCGATCTTGTACCCGACCTGCTCTGGGATAGTGAGCCAGATGGTTCAACGAACTGGTATAATCATCGTTGGATGGAATATACAGGGCAGTCTCCTGAAGAAGCGCCGGGCTGGCGGTGGATCAATGCCATTCATGCCGACGACCGGGAAGCGTCTGCAAAGCGTTATCATGAAGCGGTAAAGAAGGGGGAAACGCTTCGTCAGGAGCATCGTATCCGCAGATATGATGGGGTATACCGGTGGTTTGTCGTTCATGTGTTTCCGCAGAAGAACGAAAGGGGGAGGTGGTGA
- a CDS encoding PAS domain-containing sensor histidine kinase, which produces MYGSATDIHESRLRLEALRESEARLRILADAVPHIVWSNSADGFANYFNERWYRYSGLSEAASMGHGWEAIVHPDDAPLSKSQWREALLTGEVFDTEYRLRRFDGEYRWFIGRNVPLHDESGKVVGWFGSATDIQDMRTATEALRASEGRLRATMDTALDYAIINTDTSGLVLSWSKGAEHIFQRTESEMLHETADVIFTPEDRAAGAPDGERTTAMSEGAALDERWHIRKDGSRFYMSGVMRPVYDGMKLQGFLKVARDLTDRQEAAEAMRISEERYRAALQSADMAAWDWDVLADEVVWNDQHFLILGIAPDDKPRKAAFFLSFVHPGDTEQVTAALVNAAGHTGVYQAEFRIVRADNHQVRWMSGYGRAVVQDENGRAKRMVGVMYDITERKRLEHQKDEFIGVASHELKTPVTSMKAYAELIQERLEELGNRYDSDMLSKLNKQIDKLTKLINTLLDTTKISEGQLRFEPEEVDLNELIKERVEEIQRTTSHTFKLQTGDGKNVYADRERIGQVITNLLANAIKYSPKETIITVTSRVEDQAIKVSIKDEGPGIPEADVTRIFERFYRVTANNMDAHTGLGLGLYISAQIIQKHGGSFSVQSKVGEGSIFSFTIPLYRVSPGVNKQTM; this is translated from the coding sequence ATGTACGGTTCAGCAACCGATATTCATGAATCGCGGCTCAGGCTGGAAGCGCTGCGCGAATCGGAAGCACGCCTTCGCATACTGGCCGATGCCGTCCCGCATATTGTTTGGAGTAATTCGGCGGATGGTTTTGCCAATTACTTCAACGAGCGCTGGTATCGATATAGTGGCCTCAGTGAGGCCGCCTCCATGGGCCATGGTTGGGAAGCTATTGTGCATCCGGATGATGCCCCTCTGTCTAAATCCCAATGGCGTGAGGCTTTACTAACGGGAGAAGTTTTTGATACGGAATACAGGCTGCGGCGTTTCGATGGCGAGTACCGCTGGTTCATTGGCCGCAACGTGCCGCTGCACGATGAATCCGGAAAAGTGGTTGGCTGGTTTGGTTCAGCCACCGATATCCAGGACATGCGTACCGCCACCGAAGCCCTGCGCGCCAGCGAAGGTCGGCTGCGGGCGACCATGGACACTGCATTAGACTACGCGATCATTAATACAGATACCAGTGGTTTAGTGCTAAGTTGGAGTAAGGGAGCGGAGCATATTTTCCAGCGCACCGAATCAGAAATGCTGCATGAAACCGCAGACGTGATTTTTACACCGGAAGACAGGGCCGCCGGAGCGCCTGACGGCGAACGCACTACCGCCATGTCGGAAGGCGCTGCACTCGATGAACGATGGCATATCCGTAAAGATGGCAGCCGCTTTTATATGAGTGGCGTAATGCGCCCGGTTTACGATGGGATGAAGCTGCAGGGATTTTTAAAAGTAGCCCGCGATCTTACGGACAGGCAGGAGGCAGCAGAGGCCATGCGGATTAGTGAAGAGCGTTACCGTGCAGCGCTTCAGAGTGCGGATATGGCCGCCTGGGATTGGGATGTGCTCGCCGATGAAGTGGTATGGAATGATCAACATTTTCTCATTCTTGGTATCGCACCGGATGATAAACCCAGGAAGGCAGCATTTTTTCTAAGCTTCGTGCATCCCGGAGATACTGAACAGGTAACGGCAGCGTTAGTGAACGCTGCAGGGCATACAGGCGTTTACCAGGCGGAGTTCCGCATCGTACGGGCCGACAACCACCAGGTTCGGTGGATGAGTGGTTATGGCCGGGCGGTAGTACAAGACGAAAATGGCCGTGCCAAAAGGATGGTGGGGGTGATGTATGATATCACAGAACGGAAGCGCCTTGAGCACCAAAAAGACGAGTTTATTGGTGTTGCCAGCCATGAGCTGAAAACGCCGGTTACCAGCATGAAAGCATATGCTGAACTGATCCAGGAGAGACTGGAGGAGTTAGGAAACCGGTATGACAGCGACATGCTTTCGAAACTCAATAAGCAAATAGATAAGCTCACGAAACTAATTAACACCTTATTGGATACGACTAAGATTTCTGAAGGACAATTACGGTTTGAACCTGAAGAGGTAGACCTGAATGAACTAATAAAAGAGCGGGTCGAAGAAATTCAAAGAACAACCAGTCACACGTTTAAATTACAAACAGGGGATGGGAAAAACGTATACGCCGACCGCGAGCGTATCGGGCAAGTCATTACTAATTTGTTAGCCAACGCTATAAAGTACTCGCCAAAAGAAACCATCATAACGGTAACAAGCCGTGTGGAAGACCAGGCCATCAAAGTGAGCATAAAAGATGAGGGACCTGGTATACCTGAAGCTGATGTTACACGGATATTTGAACGATTTTACCGGGTTACCGCCAACAATATGGATGCGCATACCGGTTTGGGGCTGGGCCTGTATATAAGTGCGCAGATCATTCAAAAACATGGTGGCAGCTTTTCGGTACAAAGTAAAGTAGGCGAGGGTTCCATTTTTTCCTTTACAATACCTTTGTACCGGGTGTCGCCCGGCGTTAACAAGCAAACCATGTAG